A window of Spiroplasma syrphidicola EA-1 contains these coding sequences:
- a CDS encoding M48 family metallopeptidase produces MAMAKYLSYQGTTIPYYLTIKKQKNIVLNVSSGEIKISAPAHAQDWEIEMLLYKNIKKILSVVNDHNNYRKIYWNQAGTGYLILFDQKYPLQLTSDNVYSKIIDHEAFLIKTAGSEEENIKRIHTFLKQKFYYKFEQLLNKWAKIMDLEYKNLTVKSMKRKWGVCYPESKKIVLNIKLIHFDPSVLEYVIVHELSHLVHHNHSKAFWHYVEKYFPTYREKMNILKRPGI; encoded by the coding sequence ATGGCAATGGCAAAGTATTTGTCTTATCAAGGGACAACAATTCCATATTACTTAACAATAAAAAAACAAAAAAATATTGTTTTAAATGTTTCTAGTGGCGAAATTAAAATTTCAGCTCCTGCCCATGCCCAGGATTGAGAAATTGAAATGCTTCTATATAAAAATATTAAGAAAATTTTAAGCGTTGTTAATGATCATAATAATTATCGTAAAATTTATTGAAATCAGGCTGGTACTGGTTATTTAATCTTGTTTGATCAAAAATATCCGTTACAATTAACTTCTGATAATGTTTATAGCAAAATTATTGATCATGAAGCTTTTTTAATTAAAACAGCAGGGAGTGAAGAAGAAAATATTAAACGGATTCATACCTTTTTAAAGCAAAAATTTTATTATAAATTTGAACAGCTACTTAATAAATGAGCAAAAATAATGGATTTAGAATATAAAAATTTGACTGTTAAATCAATGAAACGCAAATGAGGGGTATGTTATCCTGAAAGTAAAAAAATTGTTTTAAATATTAAATTAATTCATTTTGATCCAAGCGTTTTAGAATATGTTATTGTCCATGAACTATCTCACCTGGTTCATCACAACCATTCAAAAGCATTTTGACATTATGTTGAGAAATATTTCCCAACTTACCGGGAAAAAATGAATATTTTAAAAAGACCAGGAATTTAA
- a CDS encoding ABC transporter permease: MRQILKSYLKAYFKNWIEAIGLILFIVIIVATFAGVLSGALQFKIIYNNIANSSQEWDFYFTGRSPYKAKFIQDYYLNNIFVNQDGNVETVTDSGDSIIDKNSEWWVNVKKTCANNSNPANRTNCEDLAITKKLNDVYQNQGKMSHDGLTPSGVAYLGKFNYNRWNELLFRILKSPRLDWGFAISNELIAKSTKNDNLTLNFVPTPLIDLTNSKVANFNQLHLFAGQLPGEDNTIAVSSLFAKQHNLSIGSEVSLGDNAPSFTVSGIASTLNTMLRIEPIGSNHANTSGLNNYGVIYLPQSKIYQLLGSSWVKEREKALDYVFSTQQMVMIKLNNSDPETLLSLKKALGQVFVNPSGTLLSFNESGLAVQMQNINLQIILYAVMGSVLLGLGFIFINYAMKKEMNKTRRQIGIFKAFGYRTAELAWVFTVKFFITMLLGALVGYAISLPIQMYVNKLYTIGLLVPFDLIYIAWWFLVLLFVAMPVLFTVISFGLILLHLKLPSLDLINLASKKRITFFETFLKTITVKAPFLFRLQLSFMMRTFSKWLIVMVIFFISSLLFILQFNASDIFKQLTVRTNLIYQNSVDHKFDFGTKLTASEVKNIGGHETLQLLNVDNFRLIPTLNAEQTAQESLQNFHSLVQSIIEGGECKDLAKFASYQPIYQSIYFDDLLAIIKFVKSCGAAENLPGWLTNIEKLSSQLDQTKVKTIISFNQLMYNPTAEALGVTLPVSPSENEQTVIDDITIKGLSQTLADDFYYLPGISENVINEVINFSAGRTNIPAIISKKIAKLANLNVNDHYQFVVKNAIGSFPIAIVVKGIINDDTIRRNIFISEQAIQSYYRDAQGAIMPSFYNNLLSKNQLIQEKINLKEILMQKQSFKVTVQNLTINLFNQDLDVTIGQLLTNNFNAADVASFTNLNNVTMINLERLLLAAGMELFNNSLLILQVLNGLIIFIILAVVTTSVIDEASDIILTMRALGYRTRDINFIVIGNYILGIIFAFFAAYLLSLLIWHFVLAMVFTNYQLVINLPLNWQTPVLTGTIIATILGFAWVLAMYLIKKRKLQELTI, encoded by the coding sequence ATGCGTCAAATTTTAAAAAGTTATTTAAAAGCGTATTTTAAAAATTGAATTGAAGCAATTGGCTTAATTTTATTTATTGTTATTATTGTTGCAACATTTGCTGGAGTTTTATCCGGAGCTCTTCAATTTAAAATTATTTATAATAATATTGCCAATAGTTCACAAGAATGAGATTTTTATTTTACTGGTCGAAGCCCATATAAAGCAAAGTTTATTCAAGATTACTATCTAAATAATATTTTTGTTAATCAAGATGGTAATGTTGAAACAGTAACTGATAGTGGGGACAGTATTATTGATAAAAATAGTGAATGATGAGTTAATGTTAAAAAAACTTGTGCAAACAATAGTAATCCTGCTAATCGAACTAATTGTGAAGACTTAGCAATTACTAAAAAATTAAATGATGTTTATCAAAATCAGGGAAAAATGTCTCATGATGGTTTAACACCAAGTGGCGTAGCTTATTTAGGAAAATTTAATTATAATCGTTGAAATGAATTATTATTTCGTATTTTAAAATCACCACGCTTGGATTGAGGTTTTGCTATTTCCAATGAACTAATTGCTAAAAGTACTAAAAACGATAATCTGACTTTAAATTTTGTTCCAACACCCTTAATTGATTTAACAAATAGCAAAGTTGCAAATTTTAATCAACTTCATCTTTTTGCTGGTCAACTGCCAGGTGAGGATAATACAATCGCAGTTAGTAGTTTATTTGCCAAACAGCATAACTTAAGCATTGGGAGTGAAGTTAGTTTAGGGGATAATGCCCCAAGTTTTACAGTTAGTGGGATCGCTAGTACTTTAAATACAATGTTAAGAATAGAACCGATTGGTTCAAATCATGCCAATACTAGTGGATTGAACAATTATGGTGTTATTTATTTACCGCAAAGTAAAATTTATCAATTATTAGGAAGTTCTTGAGTTAAAGAGCGTGAAAAAGCGTTAGATTATGTTTTTTCAACCCAGCAAATGGTAATGATAAAACTAAATAATTCTGATCCAGAAACATTGTTATCGTTGAAAAAAGCATTAGGACAAGTTTTTGTTAATCCTTCTGGAACGTTGCTATCTTTTAACGAAAGTGGTCTTGCTGTCCAAATGCAAAATATTAATTTGCAAATTATTCTTTATGCTGTGATGGGAAGTGTTTTATTAGGATTAGGCTTTATTTTCATTAATTATGCAATGAAAAAAGAAATGAATAAAACTCGTCGCCAAATTGGGATTTTTAAAGCTTTTGGTTATCGAACTGCCGAATTAGCTTGAGTTTTTACTGTGAAATTTTTTATCACGATGCTATTAGGAGCCCTAGTTGGTTATGCGATTAGTCTTCCAATTCAAATGTATGTTAACAAATTATATACGATTGGTCTGTTGGTTCCTTTTGATTTAATTTATATTGCGTGATGATTCCTTGTTTTGTTATTTGTCGCGATGCCAGTTTTATTTACCGTAATATCATTTGGTTTAATTTTATTGCACTTAAAATTACCTAGTTTAGATTTAATTAATTTAGCTTCCAAAAAACGCATTACTTTTTTTGAAACTTTTTTAAAAACTATCACAGTTAAAGCCCCGTTTCTCTTTCGGCTACAATTATCTTTTATGATGCGAACTTTTAGTAAATGATTAATAGTGATGGTAATTTTCTTTATATCTTCTTTACTTTTTATTCTCCAATTTAATGCTAGTGATATTTTTAAACAATTAACAGTTCGTACCAATTTAATTTATCAAAATAGTGTTGATCATAAATTTGATTTTGGGACAAAATTAACGGCTAGTGAAGTTAAAAATATTGGTGGTCACGAAACTTTACAACTATTAAATGTTGATAATTTTCGTTTAATACCAACATTAAATGCTGAACAAACAGCCCAAGAATCGCTTCAAAATTTTCATAGTTTAGTACAAAGTATTATTGAAGGTGGGGAATGCAAAGATTTGGCAAAGTTTGCTTCATATCAACCAATTTATCAGTCGATTTATTTTGATGACTTATTAGCTATTATCAAATTTGTCAAAAGTTGTGGGGCTGCTGAAAATTTACCTGGATGATTAACTAATATTGAAAAATTATCATCTCAATTAGACCAAACAAAAGTTAAAACAATTATTAGTTTTAACCAACTAATGTATAATCCAACAGCAGAAGCTTTAGGGGTGACATTACCAGTTTCACCAAGTGAAAATGAACAAACAGTAATTGATGATATTACCATTAAGGGTTTATCACAAACTCTTGCGGATGATTTTTATTATTTGCCAGGAATTTCGGAAAATGTAATTAACGAAGTTATTAATTTTTCAGCCGGAAGAACTAATATTCCGGCCATTATTTCAAAAAAAATAGCAAAATTAGCAAATTTAAATGTAAATGATCATTATCAATTTGTTGTTAAAAATGCAATTGGTTCTTTTCCAATTGCAATAGTTGTTAAAGGAATCATTAATGATGATACAATTCGCCGGAACATTTTTATCAGTGAACAAGCAATTCAAAGTTATTATCGTGATGCGCAAGGTGCAATTATGCCAAGTTTTTATAATAATCTTTTGTCAAAAAATCAGTTAATTCAAGAAAAAATCAATCTGAAAGAAATTTTAATGCAAAAGCAAAGTTTTAAAGTAACAGTTCAAAATTTAACGATTAATCTCTTTAATCAAGATTTAGATGTTACAATCGGTCAACTTTTGACGAATAATTTTAATGCTGCCGATGTTGCTAGTTTTACTAACCTTAATAATGTAACGATGATTAATTTGGAACGATTATTATTAGCAGCAGGAATGGAATTATTTAATAATTCATTATTGATTTTACAAGTTTTAAATGGCCTTATTATTTTTATTATTTTAGCTGTTGTTACTACTTCGGTAATTGATGAAGCAAGTGATATTATTTTGACAATGCGAGCATTAGGCTATCGTACGCGGGACATTAATTTTATTGTTATTGGTAATTATATTTTAGGAATAATTTTTGCCTTTTTCGCCGCTTATTTACTATCACTATTAATTTGACACTTTGTCCTCGCAATGGTGTTTACAAATTATCAGTTGGTAATAAATTTACCACTAAATTGGCAAACCCCAGTTTTAACAGGAACCATTATTGCCACAATTTTAGGGTTTGCCTGAGTCTTGGCAATGTACTTAATTAAAAAAAGAAAATTGCAGGAATTAACAATTTAA
- the pheS gene encoding phenylalanine--tRNA ligase subunit alpha, with amino-acid sequence MEQQLNDLLAQAKKAIASSTSLEQLNNLQVEYLGKKSVLNEFLKGMKDLPHEERLIVGQLANKIKGELTALWQATRKELELAELTAKLNEEKIDVTLPGFNINSAGRHPLMLVIEEITNVFNGLGYDVIFGPEVESDEFNFQKLNLPKDHPARDMQDTFYITESTLLRTHCTNMTARMLSQMQDNEEVIAVISAGNTYRRDDDDATHSHQFMQIDGFLVAPNISFANLKWTIQYFCERMFGENAKTRLRPSFFPFTEPSVEVDVTCICCGGQGCSICKKTGWIEIMGAGMINPLVYEACGQSKDLTGFAFGIGIERIAMLKYGVDDIRRFYTNNIKFLEQFRNFN; translated from the coding sequence ATGGAACAGCAATTAAATGATTTATTAGCACAAGCAAAAAAGGCGATCGCGTCATCAACATCCCTTGAACAACTTAATAACTTACAAGTTGAGTATTTAGGGAAAAAATCAGTTTTAAATGAATTTTTGAAGGGGATGAAAGATTTACCCCATGAAGAACGCCTCATCGTTGGTCAGTTAGCAAATAAAATTAAAGGGGAACTAACTGCGCTTTGACAAGCAACTCGTAAGGAATTAGAACTTGCCGAATTAACAGCAAAATTAAATGAGGAAAAAATTGATGTTACTTTACCTGGTTTTAATATTAATTCAGCGGGAAGGCATCCGTTAATGTTAGTGATTGAAGAAATTACTAATGTTTTTAATGGTTTAGGTTATGATGTTATTTTTGGACCAGAAGTCGAAAGTGATGAGTTTAATTTCCAAAAATTAAACCTCCCAAAAGATCATCCAGCCCGTGATATGCAAGATACTTTTTATATTACTGAATCAACATTATTACGAACACATTGTACAAACATGACAGCACGAATGTTATCACAAATGCAAGATAACGAAGAGGTAATTGCCGTAATTTCGGCTGGTAATACTTATCGCCGTGATGATGATGATGCAACTCATTCTCACCAGTTTATGCAAATTGATGGTTTTTTAGTTGCTCCAAATATTAGTTTTGCTAATTTAAAATGAACAATTCAGTATTTTTGTGAAAGAATGTTTGGCGAGAATGCTAAAACAAGATTAAGACCAAGTTTTTTCCCATTTACCGAGCCATCAGTTGAAGTCGATGTGACTTGCATTTGCTGTGGGGGACAAGGATGTTCAATTTGTAAAAAAACCGGGTGAATTGAAATTATGGGAGCCGGAATGATTAATCCCTTAGTTTATGAAGCATGTGGCCAATCAAAAGATTTAACAGGGTTTGCCTTTGGGATCGGAATTGAACGAATTGCAATGCTAAAATATGGTGTTGATGACATTCGCCGTTTTTACACTAATAATATTAAATTTTTAGAACAGTTTAGAAATTTTAACTAG
- a CDS encoding NAD(P)H-hydrate dehydratase, with product MIYIGTTEKFYRLEQIIMDNYKVSSLNLIAKTATSLLSFLSPQPRKYLIFVGWGNNGAQGLALAQMIVEKNVGNNVKVVFCAPKLDFLAHQTPVNKHWTNLIAQQDKIATCYLDNNEYQEWITECEEIIDCIFGLGFEGNMAKKLQELITDINKSNKPILACDIPSGIINDEQKTPSVAIKASRTVTFFIYKTAFINYQIIPFLGKITLTTLDFEQEKINEFCNQIIDNKIFIVDNVKITPRPLVTNKGNYGKLMLFGSNNDYLNAGTIAANMAIQAGAGHLTWVIPQELRTYLVNTVLEMTYCDANDRSKILDLLEKVINVVIFGPGTGRTERTLNLLKLVLDNYEGRIVIDADGINVLTPELLRKLKNRGIITPHPQEFARLINKPLEVVLSDRVALAQELASKYKIIVVLKGYQTIITDGEVTYINSTGNPYMATPGMGDALTGLIASLCGQGYNNLTASYLAVYLHGFCGDLVAQTKKPVLATDVVNKIGNVIAQLINSNY from the coding sequence ATGATTTATATTGGAACAACAGAAAAATTCTATCGCCTTGAACAAATTATTATGGACAATTATAAAGTTTCAAGTCTTAACTTAATTGCTAAAACAGCAACAAGTTTATTATCGTTTCTATCACCCCAACCACGAAAATATCTAATTTTTGTAGGGTGAGGTAATAATGGGGCCCAAGGATTAGCGCTAGCCCAAATGATTGTTGAAAAGAATGTTGGAAATAATGTTAAAGTTGTTTTTTGTGCGCCAAAATTAGATTTTCTGGCTCACCAAACACCAGTTAATAAACACTGAACTAATTTAATTGCTCAGCAAGATAAGATTGCGACTTGCTACTTAGATAATAATGAATATCAAGAATGAATCACGGAATGTGAAGAAATTATTGACTGCATTTTTGGGCTTGGTTTTGAGGGAAACATGGCGAAAAAATTACAAGAATTAATTACTGATATTAATAAAAGTAATAAACCAATTTTGGCGTGTGATATTCCCAGTGGTATTATAAATGATGAACAGAAAACCCCATCTGTTGCGATTAAAGCTAGTCGTACAGTTACATTTTTTATTTATAAAACAGCATTTATTAATTATCAAATTATCCCATTTTTGGGCAAAATTACTTTAACTACCCTTGATTTTGAACAAGAAAAGATTAATGAATTCTGTAATCAAATAATTGATAATAAAATTTTTATTGTGGATAATGTTAAAATAACGCCGAGACCGCTTGTTACAAATAAGGGAAATTATGGGAAATTAATGTTATTTGGTTCAAACAATGATTATTTAAATGCTGGAACAATTGCGGCTAATATGGCAATCCAAGCAGGGGCTGGCCACTTGACTTGAGTTATTCCCCAAGAATTACGGACTTATTTAGTTAATACTGTCCTTGAAATGACGTATTGTGATGCAAATGATCGATCAAAAATTCTTGATTTATTAGAAAAAGTAATAAATGTTGTTATTTTTGGTCCCGGCACTGGTCGCACCGAACGAACTTTAAATTTATTAAAACTAGTTTTAGACAATTATGAAGGTCGAATTGTAATTGATGCCGATGGAATTAATGTTTTAACCCCTGAATTATTACGAAAACTAAAGAACCGTGGTATTATTACTCCCCATCCCCAAGAATTTGCTCGGTTAATTAATAAACCGCTAGAAGTAGTTTTATCAGATCGTGTAGCATTAGCACAAGAATTGGCAAGCAAATATAAAATTATTGTTGTTTTAAAGGGTTATCAAACAATTATTACTGATGGGGAAGTGACATATATTAATTCAACGGGAAATCCATATATGGCAACACCCGGAATGGGGGATGCTTTAACAGGTTTGATTGCCAGTCTTTGTGGCCAGGGTTATAATAATTTAACAGCTAGTTACCTAGCAGTTTATTTACATGGTTTTTGTGGTGATTTAGTGGCCCAAACTAAAAAACCGGTTTTAGCAACAGATGTTGTTAATAAAATTGGAAATGTCATTGCCCAACTAATAAACAGTAATTATTAA
- a CDS encoding MurR/RpiR family transcriptional regulator, with the protein MQLIKYTESHELTNLEQQLVAKLNENIKETLKLSINKLALKLYISPSSLSRLVRKLGFKNYNAFIIWLSGQYQLAQRYTSTQLANKQKNPLDIITKIYHQYGFELEQTYLNIEINDFEIAINWIHNSSQIIIYGPSDSNIFLKNFNFYLNLLRYQTILVNYFSIFQQLLATTQENDLLIIYLYHEQLVKLPWQDLYQLAHTKKIKILLFTNSNKIKNNDFIQKITLTKKDIVKNSPNFTSYANNLMTINFLFELLIAKYHLELSPKAEAQKK; encoded by the coding sequence ATGCAACTTATTAAATATACTGAAAGTCATGAGCTAACAAATTTGGAACAGCAGTTAGTTGCCAAATTAAATGAAAACATTAAAGAAACCTTGAAATTATCAATTAATAAATTAGCGTTAAAACTCTATATTAGTCCTTCATCTTTAAGTCGGCTGGTTCGTAAACTAGGCTTTAAAAATTATAACGCCTTTATCATTTGATTATCTGGACAATATCAATTAGCCCAACGCTATACTTCAACGCAATTAGCAAATAAACAAAAGAACCCCCTTGATATTATCACTAAAATATATCATCAATATGGTTTTGAATTAGAACAAACTTATTTAAACATTGAAATTAATGATTTTGAAATTGCTATTAATTGAATTCATAACAGTTCCCAGATTATTATTTATGGTCCTAGTGATAGTAATATTTTTTTAAAAAACTTTAATTTTTATTTAAATTTATTAAGATACCAAACAATTTTAGTAAATTATTTTAGTATTTTTCAACAACTCCTTGCGACAACGCAAGAAAATGATCTCTTAATTATTTATTTATATCATGAGCAATTAGTTAAGTTACCATGACAAGATCTTTACCAATTAGCTCATACAAAAAAAATTAAAATTCTATTATTTACTAACTCCAATAAAATTAAGAATAACGATTTTATTCAAAAAATAACCTTAACAAAAAAAGATATCGTCAAGAATAGTCCTAATTTTACTTCTTATGCTAATAATTTAATGACAATTAATTTTTTATTTGAATTATTAATCGCCAAGTATCATCTTGAATTATCGCCAAAAGCAGAAGCTCAGAAAAAATAA
- the pheT gene encoding phenylalanine--tRNA ligase subunit beta, whose amino-acid sequence MIITRNWLEKYLDLNNISNDHIVEALNKLGFEVDSVVDYNKNSNVVGGRIQVVNKIPNTHLNFCLVDTKQDLVDPIVCGAANPVEEGYVAVARPGAKLANGMEIQIREVQGHSSEGMMCSFSELGISEKYLTELEQDEIVMLKLPSEEGYNLIGKEDILTDWGFTDVAFEVDLTLNRSDCLSAYELARELAAFFDRPLLPLLIETTEQLPKYDQDLKIIIDSPEIIKSSAVNVKLQNLDQSLALAKRVWLKINQYCSDIAKPLDDLQIQTTIETGQPIIVYDYHKIKTGLRITTDYENAEFKIAKGDLVILDGDDFVELVGVRVNPNYLVSSTTTEITILALKVNHLLMRRQQRKVGISNINLQRYLKPLSSSTVNFGLSRFLMLLEEHRFLAELSTVNYVREYSEKPVSLAITLTEINALIGHQFNSEQIKNLLTPLGFSVADSGENKFEIISPATRTDIQQKADLIEEIARLYGYDEIIAKPPVVPNLAKKRLASEKTIQNFENFLLNQGFYQAKTYSLVPQTEIEQFNFFNYKKPYQLLSPLSQEHEMMRVSLLNSLLEAGIYNNTRNNNNIKLFTVEKVYVNQGDSYYHGAFIAQNEIINNLVTKEKIDNSFYYMKGLFEGFCAKEGLDLAALDYRLAPASTVYHPYRTSLIYYHNQLLGIIGVIHPQYQKEHDLNPTYFCEFQFDIIFKANHQVVKFQEVSKFTPSSRDISILLKGDQQYGLIKNQIITGVNYLTDVRVIDKYRDPKTMSDEVALTISFTFNNLTHQLTEQEINLEFDKIKEHLTKLKIVIR is encoded by the coding sequence ATGATAATAACACGAAATTGATTAGAAAAATATCTTGATTTAAATAATATTAGTAATGACCATATTGTTGAGGCCTTAAATAAACTTGGTTTTGAAGTTGACAGTGTTGTTGATTATAATAAAAATTCTAATGTTGTTGGTGGGCGAATTCAAGTTGTTAACAAAATCCCAAATACGCATTTAAATTTTTGTTTAGTTGATACAAAACAAGACTTAGTTGATCCAATTGTTTGTGGTGCAGCTAATCCGGTGGAAGAAGGATATGTTGCGGTTGCTCGCCCGGGGGCAAAACTTGCCAATGGGATGGAAATCCAAATCCGTGAAGTGCAAGGGCATAGTTCCGAAGGGATGATGTGTTCGTTTAGTGAATTAGGAATTTCTGAAAAATATTTAACCGAATTAGAACAAGATGAAATTGTAATGTTAAAATTACCATCAGAAGAAGGTTATAATTTAATTGGAAAAGAAGATATTTTAACTGACTGAGGTTTTACTGATGTTGCTTTTGAAGTTGATTTAACTTTGAATCGTAGTGATTGTTTAAGTGCTTATGAATTAGCTCGGGAATTAGCTGCTTTTTTTGACCGACCATTATTGCCATTATTGATTGAAACAACCGAACAATTACCAAAATATGACCAAGATTTAAAAATTATCATTGATAGCCCAGAAATTATCAAAAGTTCTGCTGTTAATGTTAAATTACAAAATCTTGATCAGTCATTAGCCTTAGCAAAGAGAGTTTGATTAAAAATTAATCAATATTGTTCTGATATTGCTAAACCGCTTGATGATTTACAAATTCAAACAACAATTGAAACAGGCCAACCAATTATTGTTTATGACTATCACAAAATTAAAACCGGCTTACGAATCACAACCGATTATGAAAATGCGGAATTTAAGATTGCAAAAGGGGATTTAGTTATTTTAGATGGCGATGATTTTGTTGAACTAGTTGGGGTTAGAGTTAATCCTAATTATTTAGTTAGTTCAACAACTACGGAAATAACAATTTTAGCATTGAAAGTTAATCATTTGTTAATGCGTCGTCAACAACGCAAAGTAGGGATTAGTAATATTAATTTACAACGTTATTTAAAACCATTAAGTAGTTCAACAGTTAATTTTGGTTTAAGTCGTTTTTTAATGTTATTAGAAGAGCACCGTTTTTTGGCAGAATTATCAACAGTTAATTATGTTAGAGAATACAGTGAAAAACCAGTTTCATTAGCAATAACTTTAACTGAAATTAATGCTTTAATTGGTCATCAGTTTAATAGTGAACAAATAAAAAATCTTTTAACACCATTAGGATTTAGTGTTGCGGATAGTGGCGAAAACAAATTTGAGATTATTAGTCCAGCAACAAGAACAGATATTCAACAAAAAGCCGACTTAATTGAAGAAATTGCTCGATTATATGGTTATGATGAGATTATCGCCAAACCACCGGTTGTTCCAAACTTGGCAAAAAAAAGACTGGCAAGTGAAAAAACAATTCAAAATTTTGAAAATTTCTTATTAAATCAAGGATTTTACCAAGCCAAAACCTATTCATTGGTTCCGCAAACCGAAATAGAACAATTTAATTTCTTTAATTACAAAAAACCTTATCAATTATTATCACCATTATCACAAGAACATGAAATGATGCGCGTTAGCTTATTAAATAGTTTATTAGAAGCTGGAATTTATAATAATACCCGTAATAATAACAATATTAAATTATTTACTGTGGAAAAAGTTTATGTCAATCAAGGGGATAGTTATTATCACGGTGCTTTTATTGCCCAAAATGAAATTATTAATAATTTAGTAACAAAAGAAAAAATTGATAATTCATTCTATTATATGAAAGGATTATTTGAAGGTTTTTGTGCCAAAGAAGGGCTTGATTTAGCAGCGTTAGATTATCGTCTTGCCCCAGCAAGTACAGTTTATCATCCATATCGGACAAGTTTAATTTATTATCATAATCAATTATTAGGAATTATTGGGGTAATTCACCCCCAATATCAAAAAGAACATGATTTAAATCCAACCTATTTTTGTGAATTTCAGTTTGATATTATTTTTAAAGCAAATCATCAAGTTGTTAAATTTCAAGAAGTTTCAAAATTTACCCCATCATCACGAGATATCTCAATTTTATTAAAAGGTGATCAACAATATGGTTTAATTAAAAATCAAATTATTACTGGAGTTAATTATTTAACTGATGTCAGAGTAATTGATAAATATCGTGATCCGAAAACGATGAGCGATGAAGTTGCTTTAACAATTAGCTTCACATTTAATAACCTTACTCATCAATTAACAGAACAAGAGATTAATCTTGAATTTGATAAAATTAAAGAACATTTAACAAAACTAAAAATTGTAATTCGTTAG